A single window of Rubripirellula lacrimiformis DNA harbors:
- a CDS encoding multicopper oxidase domain-containing protein: MSNGRMSNGRREFLKQGVTAGLCGTTALVQGEDLHQEVRDEMAGRLNFLSAPQGSPPSILVSPSPKVRPFTTPFFTPCVPEPLFAFVPEEYPLRFEISQHNANTNARILLTKADIDRVTLRLSRQQLESTSELNLAWLAGFWKRFTETATSLANIDIDLGDLPDPFAHQRFFDFKTQYFYAMWEVEFAWRFDECYGKDSYNWGFASFCKAADHPKDNGNYASYQDCQFEPLRKNQQWKRDASVGLPAMKVRLQASSPGPTFQARYGQPVMVRRVNSLPEILNDAASYKNRRRIKFALPSTTTHLHNAHTASESDGNPNDWINTGEYWDHHYGNFPSGYDPNEKLSTLWYHDHRMDFTAANVYAGLDGFYTLFDETTDDAGADLDESIKQDVGVEGEGWGLPAGDYDVPMILHDLLFAHPDGEKEETPPYDPSPQLVFDGFNTDGIIGDRLTVNRIIQPVMKVEPRKYRFRILNGGPSRFYELTIHTESVPAKVSDGKPDRDANGDLIGEIPFIVIAGDGNFQPNALLARSLYLGVAQRCDVVIDFSEFAGQNLYMVNVLDQINGRGPSGREYHRDTFVSTDISCQPADGVEPFFQEQGMVKFEVGKTLPAPDKSTLPLAFRSFPPVDLTEVRRERLWEFDFDGGLWTVNGLTYDPNRIDAGIEQDTAEIWTMRNNGNSWSHPIHSHFTEFIVLEINGVPQYQYTVQESEVQNSIPFLKKPRSFIQLDGQFRDQIRDSLEAIKKSSESENKMQNLYEQAPAAREFLKRKTRAASDQPQTLEQLLQRLITNAEQWKGNLYQQETQAVVEIQRIETVLLRSYSPEDIAKTMQQVRVVIAAIMLSKFGTDHLRGQVKHFVDEENEFGIEQIRFQSAKEFRLMVVLLRILGIAELDLRNNGDSIKGEGRFMGGPRRDVAILLPDWEVTMFMRWKDFLGKHVMHCHNVVHEDHAMMIRWDIVPPGHGFDTPKRADRFYSVELPHEVPHVQPMPEHASSHENDSDQALDR, translated from the coding sequence ATGTCCAACGGACGCATGTCGAACGGTCGCCGAGAATTTTTAAAGCAAGGCGTGACAGCGGGTTTGTGCGGGACGACTGCTCTGGTGCAAGGCGAAGACCTTCATCAGGAAGTTCGCGACGAGATGGCAGGGCGACTGAATTTCCTTTCAGCACCGCAGGGTTCGCCACCGTCCATCCTGGTTTCACCAAGCCCCAAAGTTAGACCATTCACGACTCCTTTCTTCACTCCTTGCGTTCCCGAGCCGCTGTTCGCTTTTGTGCCCGAGGAGTATCCCTTGCGGTTTGAGATCTCTCAGCACAACGCGAACACAAACGCTCGAATCTTGCTGACCAAGGCGGACATCGATCGCGTCACGTTGCGATTAAGTCGGCAACAACTTGAATCGACATCCGAACTGAATCTGGCATGGCTGGCCGGGTTCTGGAAACGTTTCACCGAAACGGCAACCTCACTTGCGAATATAGACATCGATCTGGGCGATCTTCCCGATCCGTTCGCCCACCAACGGTTCTTTGATTTCAAGACGCAGTACTTCTATGCGATGTGGGAAGTCGAATTCGCTTGGCGGTTCGATGAATGCTACGGCAAGGATTCCTACAACTGGGGATTCGCGTCTTTCTGCAAGGCTGCCGATCACCCCAAAGACAACGGGAACTACGCCAGCTACCAAGACTGTCAATTTGAACCGCTGAGAAAGAACCAGCAGTGGAAACGCGACGCAAGCGTTGGTTTGCCAGCGATGAAAGTTCGCTTGCAAGCAAGTTCGCCGGGGCCGACTTTCCAGGCACGCTATGGACAGCCCGTGATGGTTCGTCGTGTCAACTCGCTACCCGAAATCTTGAACGATGCCGCCAGCTATAAAAACCGTCGCCGAATCAAATTTGCGCTCCCATCGACGACGACTCATCTGCACAACGCACACACCGCCTCGGAAAGCGATGGAAACCCGAATGACTGGATCAACACAGGCGAATACTGGGACCATCACTATGGCAACTTTCCATCGGGGTACGATCCGAACGAGAAACTAAGCACACTGTGGTATCACGACCACCGAATGGATTTCACCGCTGCAAATGTGTACGCGGGACTAGATGGGTTCTATACGCTGTTTGATGAAACAACGGACGACGCTGGAGCCGACCTAGACGAATCCATCAAGCAGGACGTCGGCGTCGAAGGCGAAGGGTGGGGACTGCCGGCAGGTGATTATGACGTGCCGATGATCCTGCACGATCTTTTGTTCGCACACCCCGATGGCGAAAAAGAAGAGACGCCGCCCTATGATCCGTCACCTCAGTTGGTGTTTGATGGATTCAATACGGATGGCATCATCGGCGATCGGCTGACCGTCAACCGCATCATTCAACCGGTCATGAAAGTGGAGCCGCGAAAGTACCGGTTTCGGATTCTCAATGGCGGACCGTCTCGGTTTTACGAGCTAACAATCCACACCGAATCAGTGCCCGCCAAAGTCAGCGACGGCAAACCGGATAGAGATGCAAACGGCGATCTGATCGGTGAAATCCCCTTCATCGTGATCGCAGGCGACGGAAACTTCCAACCCAACGCCTTGCTGGCGCGAAGCTTGTACCTCGGTGTGGCTCAGCGATGCGACGTCGTGATCGATTTCTCGGAATTCGCGGGCCAGAATCTGTACATGGTCAACGTCTTGGATCAAATCAATGGGCGCGGGCCTTCGGGGCGTGAATACCATCGCGACACGTTTGTCAGTACGGACATCTCCTGTCAACCCGCCGACGGCGTGGAGCCGTTTTTTCAAGAACAGGGGATGGTGAAGTTCGAGGTCGGCAAAACGCTTCCGGCGCCGGATAAAAGCACGTTGCCGCTAGCGTTTCGCAGTTTCCCCCCCGTCGATCTGACCGAAGTGCGCCGGGAACGATTGTGGGAATTTGATTTTGACGGCGGGCTTTGGACGGTCAACGGACTGACCTACGACCCCAACCGTATCGACGCCGGGATCGAGCAAGACACGGCCGAGATTTGGACGATGCGCAATAACGGAAATTCATGGAGCCACCCCATCCACAGTCACTTCACCGAATTCATTGTCTTAGAAATCAATGGCGTGCCGCAGTATCAATACACCGTGCAAGAATCGGAGGTTCAAAATTCGATCCCCTTTCTTAAAAAGCCGCGATCATTCATTCAGCTGGACGGGCAATTTCGCGATCAAATTCGCGACAGCCTAGAAGCGATTAAGAAATCATCGGAAAGCGAAAACAAGATGCAGAACTTGTACGAGCAAGCCCCGGCGGCACGCGAGTTTCTGAAACGAAAGACGCGGGCGGCCTCCGATCAACCGCAAACGCTTGAACAACTTTTGCAGCGACTCATCACCAACGCTGAACAATGGAAAGGCAATCTGTATCAACAGGAAACGCAGGCCGTTGTTGAAATCCAGCGAATCGAGACCGTTCTACTGAGATCTTATTCACCCGAAGACATCGCCAAAACGATGCAGCAAGTGCGCGTCGTGATTGCCGCGATCATGCTAAGCAAATTCGGGACAGATCACCTTCGTGGTCAAGTCAAGCATTTTGTAGACGAGGAAAATGAATTTGGAATCGAACAGATCCGTTTTCAATCGGCCAAAGAGTTTCGATTGATGGTCGTGCTGTTGCGGATACTGGGGATCGCAGAGCTGGATCTTCGCAACAACGGCGACTCGATCAAAGGCGAAGGCCGATTCATGGGTGGACCACGTCGCGATGTCGCGATCCTGCTGCCTGACTGGGAAGTCACCATGTTCATGCGGTGGAAGGATTTCTTGGGCAAACACGTGATGCACTGCCACAACGTCGTTCACGAAGACCATGCGATGATGATCCGCTGGGACATCGTTCCGCCTGGACACGGGTTCGATACGCCCAAACGTGCGGATCGATTCTATTCAGTCGAACTTCCCCATGAAGTCCCGCATGTGCAACCGATGCCAGAACACGCTAGTTCTCATGAAAATGACAGCGATCAGGCGTTAGATCGATAA
- a CDS encoding YifB family Mg chelatase-like AAA ATPase, whose product MLARLKTFTLLGIEAMAVDVEVDISPAAMPKTILVGLPDAAVKESTHRVERAIVNSGFIRPHDRVVINLAPGDLPKQAASFDLPVALGVLAGSGQLAADRLDDYAIIGELALEGHTRPVKGTLSIAIEAAKDQKLQGIMVPTENASEAAVVEGLDVIPVATLAQAVAFFAGAIDIDPAPSRLEQLFERFSAYDVDFGDVRGQETAKRAMTLAAAGRHNLLMVGPPGSGKTMLAKRMPTILPQLSAPESIETTRIYSALGQLPAGQPLLARRPFRSPHHTISDAGLVGGGSPPAPGEISKSHNGILFLDELPEFNRKTLEVMRQPLEDGVVTISRALRSTTFPSDFMLIAAANPCPCGYRSDPRRSCNCTPPQIEKYMGKISGPLLDRIDIHIEVPAVPFEELSTATSNGTTSQQMRDDVIAARGPQTERFQNGPVRYNAQMTSRQVRRYCELDKSCQSMLRHSVEEMGLSARAHDKILRIARTIADVSGDEKIAEMHLAEAIGYRSLDRDMWT is encoded by the coding sequence ATGCTTGCACGACTGAAGACATTCACCCTGCTTGGAATCGAAGCGATGGCAGTCGACGTCGAAGTCGACATTTCACCCGCCGCGATGCCCAAGACCATCCTGGTCGGACTACCCGATGCAGCGGTGAAAGAGTCCACTCACCGAGTGGAACGTGCGATCGTCAATAGCGGATTCATTCGTCCGCATGATCGAGTCGTCATCAATTTGGCACCTGGCGATCTGCCGAAACAGGCCGCATCCTTTGACCTGCCGGTCGCACTGGGTGTGTTGGCAGGCAGCGGACAGTTGGCAGCCGACCGGTTGGATGACTATGCGATCATCGGGGAACTCGCACTCGAAGGACACACACGCCCTGTCAAAGGCACGCTGTCGATCGCCATCGAAGCGGCCAAGGACCAAAAACTGCAGGGCATCATGGTCCCGACCGAAAATGCCAGCGAGGCGGCCGTCGTCGAAGGCCTGGACGTGATCCCCGTCGCCACGCTGGCCCAAGCGGTTGCGTTCTTCGCCGGTGCCATCGACATCGACCCGGCCCCCAGCCGACTAGAACAACTGTTCGAACGGTTCAGTGCCTATGACGTCGACTTCGGTGACGTGCGAGGCCAAGAAACGGCCAAGCGAGCGATGACACTGGCCGCCGCCGGAAGACACAATCTATTGATGGTAGGCCCACCCGGGTCGGGCAAGACCATGCTGGCCAAACGAATGCCTACGATCCTGCCACAACTGAGTGCACCGGAGTCGATCGAAACCACTCGCATCTACAGTGCGTTGGGCCAGTTGCCGGCCGGACAACCACTGCTGGCTCGCCGACCGTTCCGCAGCCCTCATCACACCATCAGCGATGCCGGCCTGGTCGGCGGCGGCAGTCCGCCGGCGCCGGGCGAAATCAGCAAGTCGCACAACGGCATCCTGTTCCTGGACGAACTGCCCGAATTCAATCGCAAGACACTGGAAGTGATGCGGCAACCGCTCGAAGACGGTGTGGTGACGATCAGCCGTGCCCTGCGTTCGACCACCTTCCCCAGCGATTTCATGTTGATCGCGGCGGCCAACCCCTGCCCCTGTGGATACCGCAGCGATCCACGGCGAAGTTGCAATTGCACGCCGCCTCAAATTGAAAAATACATGGGCAAGATCTCCGGGCCGCTGTTGGATCGGATCGACATCCACATCGAAGTGCCGGCGGTACCGTTCGAGGAACTTTCCACGGCGACCAGCAACGGGACCACCAGCCAGCAGATGCGTGACGACGTGATCGCCGCCCGCGGCCCACAAACCGAACGCTTTCAGAATGGCCCGGTGCGCTACAACGCACAGATGACCAGCCGACAAGTTCGGCGGTACTGTGAACTGGACAAATCCTGTCAATCGATGCTGCGACACAGCGTCGAAGAAATGGGATTATCCGCACGAGCCCACGACAAAATCCTCCGCATCGCCCGCACCATCGCCGACGTCAGCGGCGACGAAAAGATCGCCGAAATGCACCTCGCCGAAGCCATCGGCTACCGCAGCCTAGACCGTGACATGTGGACCTAG